The following proteins are encoded in a genomic region of Vanessa tameamea isolate UH-Manoa-2023 chromosome 4, ilVanTame1 primary haplotype, whole genome shotgun sequence:
- the LOC113396661 gene encoding nucleolar protein 58, translating into MLVLFETPAGYAIFKLLDESKLSQINDLYQEFNTPEGASSLVKLKNFIKFEDTTEALAATTAAIEGKVSKTLKKALKKYVCKEVQDQLLVGDAKLGSAIKEKFDLQCVSNSNVQELLRCIRSQMDSLLTGLPKKEMTAMALGLAHSLSRYKLKFSPDKIDTMIVQAQCLLDDLDKELNNYVMRCREWYGWHFPELGKIITDNTLFVKIVKLMGTRDNAAKTDLSDILPEDLEEKVKEAAEISMGTEISDDDIINIQHLCEEIISITDYRTHLTDYLKARMMAMAPNLTVLIGEHIGARLIAHSGSLMNLAKHPASTVQILGAEKALFRALKTKKDTPKYGLIYHAQLVGQSSTKNKGKMSRMLAAKAALATRVDAFGDEVSFELGAEHKVKLENKLRLLEEGNLRRISGTGKAKAKFEKYHSKSEVFEYPVAADSTIGKKPVKREHSPDEDGPATSKKIKLESDEVDIKPKKEKKIKVEVKEEEENSQENGNGTEGTSEKKKKKKKKSLEPEAAAEEVKTEVKEEPQQPSSEKKKKKKRQSKVEEE; encoded by the exons ATGTTGGTGCTATTTGAGACTCCGGCGGGATACGCTATATTCAAG ttgTTAGACGAATCAAAACTATCTCAGATAAATGATTTGTATCAAGAGTTCAACACTCCGGAGGGAGCTTCATCACT TGTGAAGctaaagaatttcattaaatttgaagATACCACAGAAGCTTTGGCAGCAACAACAGCCGCTATTGAAGGAAAAGTttccaaaacattaaaaaaagctCTCAAGAAATATGTGTGCAAAGAAGTACAAGATCAGCTACTAGTTGGTGATGCAAAACTGGGGAGTGCAATCAAAGAGAAGTTTGACCTACAATGTGTTTCAAATTCTAATGTCCAGGAACTATTAAGATGCATTCGTTCACAAATGGACAGTCTCCTCACAGGACTGCCAAAGAAAGAAATGACTGCTATGGCTCTTGGTCTAGCTCACTCCCTCTCTagatataaacttaaattctCTCCTGACAAAATTGATACAATGATAGTTCAAGCTCAATGCCTTCTGGATGACTTAGACaaagaattaaataactatGTAATGAGATGCCGAGAATGGTACGGTTGGCATTTCCCCGAGCTCGGTAAAATCATTACAGATAAcacattatttgttaaaatcgttaaattaatGGGCACCCGTGATAATGCTGCAAAGACAGACTTGTCTGACATACTCCCAGAAGACTTAGAAGAAAAAGTCAAAGAGGCAGCTGAAATATCGATGGGAACAGAAATTTCTGATGAtgacataattaatatacaacacCTATGTGAGGAGATAATATCAATCACAGATTATAGAACACATTTAACAGACTATCTTAAAGCTAGGATGATGGCCATGGCACCAAACTTGACAGTTCTAATCGGTGAACATATTGGAGCTAGATTAATTGCACACTCCGGTTCTTTAATGAATTTAGCTAAACATCCTGCGTCAACAGTGCAGATACTTGGAGCAGAAAAGGCATTGTTTAGAGCTTTGAAAACAAAGAAAGATACACCAAAATATGGTTTAATATATCACGCACAGTTAGTTGGACAAAGCAGTACTAAAAATAAAGGAAAGATGTCTAGGATGTTAGCAGCTAAAGCAGCCTTAGCGACTCGTGTGGACGCTTTCGGTGATGAAGTGTCGTTTGAATTAGGTGCTGAACACAAAGTCAAATTGGAAAACAAATTGCGTCTTTTGGAGGAGGGTAATCTAAGAAGAATAAGTGGGACAGGCAAAGCTAAAGCCAAGTTTGAAAAATACCACAGTAAATC tgAGGTGTTCGAGTACCCCGTTGCAGCAGACAGCACAATTGGCAAGAAACCTGTAAAGAGAGAACATTCTCCAGATGAAGATGGCCCTGCAACCAGTAAAAAGATCAAACTAGAGAGCGATGAGGTTGAT ATCAAAcccaaaaaagaaaagaaaataaaggtAGAGGtcaaagaagaagaagaaaacaGCCAAGAGAATGGAAATGGTACAGAAGGTACCTCAgagaaaaagaagaagaaaaagaaaaagtcacTCGAGCCAGAAGCAGCAGCAGAAGAAGTAAAGACTGAGGTGAAAGAAGAACCACAGCAACCCTCTAGtgaaaagaagaaaaagaagaagagACAATCGAAAGTTGAAGAAGAATAA